A DNA window from Sediminitomix flava contains the following coding sequences:
- the ybaK gene encoding Cys-tRNA(Pro) deacylase produces MAKVVKTNAMRILDQLKVTYLHFQYEGKEENVDGTLVSRKNNRDHTLGHKTLVTKSTTNDLFVFVIPLTKELDLKKAAKAVGQKKIEMLPHKDLLKYTGYIKGGCSPIGMKKKYETVIEMSSEDRKDIIISGGKRGHIIEMSIENLLSVIDGKLADVCK; encoded by the coding sequence ATGGCTAAAGTAGTTAAGACAAATGCAATGCGCATTCTAGATCAGTTAAAAGTAACATACCTACATTTTCAGTATGAGGGAAAGGAAGAAAATGTAGACGGGACTTTAGTTTCTAGAAAGAACAACAGAGATCATACACTTGGTCATAAGACGCTAGTAACAAAGAGTACTACAAATGATCTATTTGTATTTGTCATTCCCCTAACAAAGGAATTGGATCTGAAAAAAGCAGCAAAAGCGGTCGGGCAGAAAAAAATAGAAATGCTCCCGCATAAAGATTTACTGAAATACACAGGATACATAAAAGGGGGCTGCTCTCCTATTGGTATGAAAAAGAAATATGAGACAGTAATTGAAATGAGTTCTGAAGATCGAAAAGACATTATTATCAGTGGCGGAAAAAGAGGGCATATCATAGAAATGTCTATTGAGAATCTGCTCTCAGTTATTGATGGCAAATTAGCCGATGTGTGTAAGTAA
- a CDS encoding GNAT family N-acetyltransferase gives MSAKMIEEQCNFETKRLSVKSWTKQVEELGGIDIFAEKVIEILSPNVTKNLPDGWQNITTKNEAQEWIKDRNAESHFVCIQLLDTKEPVGFIFFYESDTNDVYYNLRFGYLLSEKVWGKGVGTELIDGLINWCKTEGNIRSISGGVECDNIGSIKVLEKNGFKASSIDSPSADILFYEYQFDVD, from the coding sequence ATGAGTGCTAAGATGATAGAAGAGCAATGTAATTTTGAAACAAAGAGACTATCGGTAAAGTCTTGGACTAAGCAAGTAGAAGAACTCGGTGGTATTGATATTTTCGCAGAGAAAGTAATTGAAATTCTCAGTCCAAATGTGACCAAAAATTTACCTGATGGTTGGCAAAACATCACAACTAAAAATGAGGCTCAAGAATGGATTAAAGATAGAAATGCAGAAAGTCATTTTGTTTGCATCCAACTTTTAGATACAAAAGAGCCTGTAGGCTTTATCTTTTTCTATGAATCTGACACCAATGATGTTTACTATAACTTGCGATTTGGATACCTTCTGTCTGAAAAAGTTTGGGGTAAAGGAGTAGGAACAGAATTAATTGACGGCTTAATCAATTGGTGTAAAACAGAAGGAAATATCAGATCAATTTCTGGAGGAGTAGAATGTGATAATATTGGTTCAATCAAAGTACTTGAAAAAAATGGATTTAAAGCCTCAAGCATTGACAGTCCTTCCGCAGATATTTTATTTTATGAATACCAATTTGATGTTGATTAA
- a CDS encoding DinB family protein, producing the protein MEKTETKKNPAFLEYVYQLNQGTELTEALKSSLNDIENIDIDQLKRIGLKTYEKDKWTIHTILQHLIDWERIWCFRAILFARDEGSTPEAHDQEIMGSNSNADKLSIEHLINELRIVRQSTLLMFESFNKDILEKNCEFFEYEMPLFAIGLTITAHQIHHFNIIKERYLPLDVK; encoded by the coding sequence ATGGAAAAGACAGAGACAAAAAAGAATCCTGCATTTTTAGAATATGTCTATCAATTAAATCAAGGTACAGAACTCACTGAAGCACTCAAATCAAGCCTAAACGATATAGAAAACATTGATATCGACCAACTAAAAAGAATTGGCTTGAAAACTTACGAGAAAGATAAATGGACAATTCATACGATACTTCAACACCTAATTGACTGGGAACGCATTTGGTGCTTCAGAGCCATACTTTTTGCACGCGATGAAGGAAGTACACCAGAAGCACATGATCAAGAAATTATGGGGTCAAATTCAAATGCTGATAAACTCTCCATTGAGCATTTGATAAATGAACTGCGCATTGTGCGACAGTCTACTCTCTTGATGTTTGAATCTTTTAATAAAGATATCCTAGAAAAAAACTGTGAATTCTTCGAGTATGAAATGCCACTTTTCGCTATTGGGCTAACAATTACGGCACACCAAATACATCATTTCAATATCATAAAAGAAAGGTATCTTCCGTTGGATGTGAAATAA
- the bglX gene encoding beta-glucosidase BglX, with product MFSAFKRNLPIRNWLTALFVSFLFGQTAFAQQHFVDSLLNEMTLEEKIGQMNQYTGFWDATGPAPTDGYGKNKYEHVKQGLVGSMLNVVGAERVRKMQELAVNESRLGIPMIFANDVIHGHKTITPIPLAETASWDLEAIKQSARVAAIEASAMGLNWTFAPMVDISRDARWGRVMEGAGEDTYLGSLVGKARIEGFQGDDLSANNTIAACAKHFAGYGFAESGKDYNTVDVGTSTLYNIILPPFKAAIESDVKTFMNSFNTLNGIPATGNKFLQRDILKGEWAYEGFVVSDWGSASEMVNHGYAKDLKHAAELAAVAGSDMDMESYAYVNHLKELVEEGKVDVKLIDEAARRILLVKYELGLFEDPYKYCDIEREKELLYHADHKAAALDMAKKSIVLLKNENNVLPLDKKQKKIAVIGALADDKQSPLGNWIMGADPNTAVSVLEGLKNYSKHISYAKGAEVLADKNIGFANELVINETDKSGFQEAIDLAKESEVVIMVLGEHANHSGEARSRSKLDLPGVQQELLEEVYKINKNIVLVLTNGRPLAITWADEHIPTIVEAWQLGSQAGNAIADVLFGGYNPSGKLPMTFPRSVGQVPIYYNYYNTGRPTSDAIFWGHYMDESVAPLYPFGYGLSYTSFEYANLKVDASDAAKVKVTASVKNTGEYEGEEVVQLYIRDKVASVVRPVKELKGFEKITLKSGESKVVEFVLTAKELGFYNNQGEFVVEAGEFDVMVGTSSAEGLKTTFELSEVTQ from the coding sequence ATGTTTAGCGCATTTAAACGAAACCTCCCGATCCGAAATTGGCTGACAGCACTTTTTGTATCGTTTTTATTTGGGCAAACAGCATTTGCTCAACAACATTTTGTCGATTCCCTTCTCAATGAGATGACCTTGGAAGAGAAAATAGGTCAGATGAATCAATATACTGGTTTTTGGGATGCAACCGGTCCTGCTCCTACCGATGGTTACGGCAAAAACAAATATGAGCATGTAAAGCAAGGTTTAGTGGGTTCGATGCTAAATGTAGTTGGAGCGGAACGTGTTCGTAAAATGCAAGAACTTGCAGTGAACGAATCAAGGTTAGGTATTCCGATGATCTTTGCCAATGATGTCATTCACGGTCATAAAACCATCACTCCTATTCCATTGGCAGAAACAGCCAGTTGGGATTTGGAAGCAATCAAACAATCGGCTAGAGTAGCTGCGATCGAGGCTTCAGCAATGGGCCTGAACTGGACATTTGCACCAATGGTAGATATTTCTAGAGATGCACGTTGGGGTAGAGTTATGGAAGGTGCTGGTGAAGATACCTATTTGGGTTCTTTGGTCGGAAAAGCAAGAATTGAAGGGTTCCAAGGCGATGACCTTTCAGCAAATAATACGATTGCGGCTTGTGCCAAGCACTTTGCAGGCTATGGCTTTGCCGAATCAGGAAAAGATTATAATACTGTGGACGTAGGAACATCTACACTTTATAATATCATCTTGCCTCCTTTTAAAGCTGCGATTGAGAGTGATGTAAAAACATTCATGAATTCATTCAATACTTTAAATGGTATCCCTGCCACAGGAAATAAATTCTTACAACGTGATATTTTGAAAGGCGAATGGGCTTACGAAGGTTTCGTTGTTTCTGATTGGGGTTCAGCAAGTGAAATGGTGAACCACGGCTATGCAAAAGACTTAAAACATGCTGCTGAATTGGCTGCTGTAGCGGGTTCGGATATGGATATGGAATCTTATGCTTATGTCAACCACTTGAAAGAATTGGTGGAAGAAGGCAAAGTAGATGTAAAGTTAATTGACGAAGCAGCTCGTAGAATTCTACTTGTCAAATATGAATTGGGCTTGTTTGAAGACCCATACAAATATTGTGATATAGAAAGAGAGAAGGAGTTACTTTACCATGCTGATCACAAAGCTGCGGCATTGGATATGGCAAAGAAGTCTATTGTATTGTTGAAAAACGAAAACAATGTTTTGCCATTAGACAAGAAACAGAAAAAGATTGCCGTAATCGGGGCATTAGCTGATGACAAACAAAGTCCGTTAGGTAACTGGATTATGGGTGCAGACCCAAATACAGCGGTATCCGTTTTAGAAGGATTGAAAAACTACTCTAAGCACATCAGTTATGCAAAAGGTGCTGAAGTATTGGCTGATAAAAACATCGGTTTTGCCAATGAATTGGTGATCAACGAAACCGATAAAAGTGGTTTCCAAGAAGCCATTGACTTAGCTAAAGAATCTGAAGTAGTGATTATGGTATTGGGTGAACATGCCAACCATAGTGGTGAAGCTAGAAGCCGTTCGAAATTAGATCTACCAGGAGTTCAGCAAGAACTATTAGAAGAAGTCTATAAAATAAACAAAAACATTGTTTTGGTACTGACAAACGGTAGACCATTGGCTATCACTTGGGCAGATGAGCACATCCCAACAATTGTAGAGGCATGGCAATTAGGCTCACAAGCAGGTAATGCCATTGCAGATGTACTGTTTGGAGGCTATAACCCTAGCGGTAAATTACCTATGACATTCCCAAGAAGTGTTGGACAAGTACCAATTTATTACAACTACTACAACACAGGTAGACCTACAAGTGATGCCATCTTCTGGGGACACTATATGGATGAATCTGTAGCTCCATTGTATCCATTCGGTTATGGCTTGAGTTATACATCTTTTGAATACGCAAACTTGAAAGTTGATGCTTCAGATGCGGCAAAGGTAAAAGTGACTGCAAGCGTGAAAAATACTGGCGAGTATGAAGGGGAAGAAGTTGTTCAACTTTACATCAGAGATAAAGTAGCTAGTGTTGTTCGTCCTGTAAAAGAGTTGAAAGGATTTGAGAAAATCACACTTAAATCAGGAGAAAGTAAAGTTGTTGAATTTGTACTAACGGCAAAAGAACTCGGTTTCTACAACAACCAAGGTGAGTTTGTGGTAGAAGCTGGTGAGTTTGATGTTATGGTAGGTACAAGTTCTGCTGAAGGTCTAAAGACTACTTTTGAATTGTCAGAAGTTACTCAATAA
- a CDS encoding TonB family protein has product MKSLLLILFNVILIQHLILAQENQVPDKIYIQTDKPVYKPGETLWFSAFLLGGSTHTIQESSDIVYVDVISPKGDLVESLTLVCVDGQGAGDYHFSSSMSGGIYTLKAYTKWMQNFGEACVYEKKIQVQAIVKPRLLSKLDFHKKGYGAGAEVQATLDLKDLKDRSIAYRNLTYTVKVNDGVVNTGSVKTNREGRALLSFSLPNELTTDDIFLSIQIPHEGTIEGLLCKVPILNTNEIDLQFLPEGGHWAEGIRTRMGFKAIDTKGEPVYVKGEIVNEEGQHICDFESFHDGMGAFEIKPAQEPYFALITEPKLEIDRIALPEVEQKAFILNVFPLDQGTKVRINAPYATKVVLNAKMGGEEVDQFCYSLKEGNNEFSLDFSGFPMGILTLGLHLQEQKMILAERSLFINKASQLAINITSSKEKYLPHEKVELLVETSDQNGGNIAAFLSLAVVNDKVLSLADDRSADLISTMFLTSELKGDIHEPNFYFEPKEEKADQALDYLMMTQAWTKYANAWATKWDAQKKLKKEKSIVKGRLLDYRTEKLYKHTRLYIPELDREVKTDKDGIFVIENIDLSSPKYIRLADSLKTPLPTTGFLRFYTDRAYTGKYLKGKVIDQDTGKPIEHAYVNESYIGHKYGEKGTYELPLFDDLEGVKLTISAQNYNSITVSLDRIDDLSKIQVHALKKIPKRQQSELIELPIVEEIPDIFSIVAEHDVDAVPEEEEQTFILYDQVFLPTSQPDEADLAIEYQESVESFMDVSEDEEVVDDIFEIVEAVAAPEGGMSNFLGSISKSISYPYAAKMMEIEGKVYVQFVVSKSGKLEDIKVVRGIGVGCDEEAIRAISNSTVKWKPATQRGRKVRQRIIIPINFKLASSPKESEYKDKRMPYLELINSRKSIFGQAGLLYKAREFYVPKYKKKALKRTDFRETIYWNPRLKTNDQGVAKVEFPTSSEITSFQVLAQGHNGYGLLGKGETHIYTEAPLAISYKSPAYMVDGDIMNLPLIIQNNGDQDLEVFLKDSLSSNLTKKFEMPQKVFIKSGETQTVTLAFEAKYDGQFGQLDLQIKGGSFEDQQSQTFKILPRGYLTQLSISGKHKLQEYHFDLGKDVVPNSIRAYVKAYPDMVGTLMHGIGELIREPYGCFEQTSAITYPNLLVLSFLQDRNDIALTVKKRARDLIEKGYQRLIGFEVDGRGFDWFGKGPANMRLSALGLMEFTDMKEVYPDVDSDMIERTRSFLLSQRDGKGGYTKGYGYYGQNTAFAEAYITLALVSTGQKDLALEIDKVYENAITSKDNYLKALAWNVLMYANDARAKEIENQVFFRARKMGWESINGKESVFGCYLEYQNTEIVAYMLQAMMLNKYTDHKLLSDGINYLLSMRSPYGFGSTTATVQVLKTLVQYQKRNPEPAQLGDFEFTVNGNESELLRKTGLNNILQSTNFGGLLASVDNKIGIAYSSDAIPYHIAVDYHTYRPVSSKNCPVSFKLNLEKELVRLGETVLLNVELKNEKNEAQPMTMVKIGIPSGLSLQTWQLKEMQEQSLFDFYEIKDHYLFLYFIEMNKKETKQLSFALKSEFVGDFNGPANAAYLYYNASEKQWEKGLDIKVVPNDLKGDVN; this is encoded by the coding sequence ATGAAAAGTTTATTACTGATACTTTTTAATGTTATACTCATTCAGCATCTGATTTTAGCACAAGAAAATCAGGTACCAGATAAAATCTATATACAGACAGATAAACCTGTTTATAAACCGGGGGAAACCCTTTGGTTTAGTGCTTTTTTGCTAGGAGGGAGTACGCATACTATTCAAGAGTCAAGTGACATTGTTTATGTAGATGTGATTAGCCCTAAGGGAGATCTTGTAGAATCGCTAACTTTAGTTTGTGTCGATGGTCAAGGTGCTGGAGATTATCATTTCTCAAGTAGTATGTCTGGAGGTATTTATACCCTAAAGGCCTATACGAAATGGATGCAGAACTTTGGAGAGGCATGTGTCTATGAAAAAAAGATTCAGGTACAAGCTATCGTAAAACCTCGTTTGCTTAGTAAGCTAGATTTTCATAAAAAAGGATATGGAGCAGGGGCCGAGGTACAAGCAACACTTGACCTGAAAGATTTGAAAGATCGTTCAATAGCCTACAGAAACCTCACTTATACAGTAAAAGTCAATGATGGAGTAGTTAATACAGGAAGTGTAAAAACAAATAGAGAGGGAAGAGCCTTGCTCTCATTTTCTTTGCCTAATGAACTGACCACAGATGATATATTTTTAAGTATTCAGATTCCTCATGAGGGAACAATTGAAGGTTTGCTTTGTAAGGTTCCAATTTTGAATACGAATGAGATTGATCTGCAATTTTTACCTGAAGGTGGACATTGGGCAGAGGGTATTCGTACACGAATGGGTTTCAAAGCGATTGATACGAAAGGAGAGCCAGTATATGTAAAAGGGGAAATTGTCAATGAAGAAGGACAGCATATTTGTGACTTTGAAAGTTTTCATGATGGTATGGGAGCTTTTGAAATTAAGCCTGCACAAGAGCCATATTTTGCCCTAATCACCGAACCTAAATTGGAAATAGATCGCATTGCTTTACCTGAGGTAGAGCAAAAAGCATTTATCCTTAATGTCTTTCCTTTAGATCAAGGTACGAAGGTCAGAATTAATGCACCCTATGCAACGAAGGTTGTCTTGAATGCTAAAATGGGAGGAGAGGAAGTAGATCAATTTTGTTATTCGCTGAAAGAAGGGAATAATGAATTTTCATTAGATTTTTCAGGTTTTCCTATGGGGATTTTAACACTCGGCTTACATCTTCAAGAGCAAAAAATGATACTTGCTGAACGCTCTCTATTTATCAACAAAGCTTCTCAGTTAGCAATCAATATAACAAGCTCAAAAGAGAAATATTTACCGCATGAAAAGGTAGAGTTGCTTGTGGAGACCAGTGATCAAAATGGAGGAAATATAGCTGCATTTTTGTCGCTAGCAGTGGTCAACGATAAAGTATTAAGTTTGGCAGATGATCGATCAGCTGATTTAATTTCGACCATGTTCCTCACTTCAGAACTTAAAGGAGATATACATGAACCCAATTTCTATTTTGAGCCTAAAGAAGAAAAAGCTGATCAAGCACTAGATTATTTAATGATGACTCAAGCTTGGACGAAGTATGCAAATGCTTGGGCCACGAAATGGGATGCTCAGAAGAAATTAAAGAAAGAAAAATCAATCGTGAAGGGGCGATTACTCGATTACAGAACAGAGAAACTCTATAAACATACCCGCTTATATATTCCTGAACTAGACAGAGAAGTGAAAACAGATAAGGATGGTATATTCGTAATTGAGAATATTGACCTAAGTAGTCCTAAGTATATTCGTTTAGCGGATTCGTTAAAAACACCATTACCGACCACAGGTTTTTTAAGGTTTTACACTGATAGAGCATACACAGGGAAGTATTTAAAGGGGAAAGTGATTGATCAGGATACTGGAAAACCTATTGAACATGCTTATGTAAATGAATCTTATATTGGTCATAAATATGGTGAAAAAGGTACTTATGAGTTACCCTTATTTGATGACCTTGAGGGAGTAAAACTAACGATTTCAGCGCAGAACTATAATTCTATTACTGTATCCTTAGATCGTATCGATGATCTGTCAAAAATTCAAGTACATGCCTTAAAAAAGATACCAAAACGGCAGCAATCAGAATTAATAGAATTGCCTATTGTTGAAGAAATACCCGATATTTTTTCAATAGTTGCTGAACACGATGTAGATGCAGTTCCTGAGGAAGAAGAACAAACATTCATTTTATATGATCAAGTTTTTTTACCAACATCTCAACCTGATGAAGCTGATCTAGCAATTGAATATCAGGAATCGGTGGAGAGTTTTATGGATGTTTCTGAGGATGAAGAAGTGGTTGATGATATATTCGAAATTGTAGAAGCTGTTGCAGCTCCTGAGGGCGGGATGAGTAATTTTTTGGGATCAATTTCGAAGTCGATATCCTATCCTTATGCGGCTAAAATGATGGAAATTGAAGGTAAAGTATATGTCCAATTTGTTGTTTCAAAATCAGGAAAGTTAGAAGATATTAAGGTCGTACGAGGTATTGGTGTAGGTTGTGATGAGGAAGCTATAAGAGCAATCTCAAATAGCACTGTAAAATGGAAACCGGCAACTCAACGTGGGAGAAAGGTACGTCAGCGTATAATCATTCCTATAAATTTTAAACTAGCTTCTTCACCCAAAGAAAGCGAGTATAAAGATAAAAGAATGCCATATTTGGAATTGATAAACTCGAGGAAGTCAATATTTGGTCAAGCAGGTCTTCTTTATAAAGCGAGGGAATTTTATGTGCCAAAGTACAAGAAAAAAGCCTTGAAGCGAACGGACTTTAGAGAAACGATTTACTGGAATCCGAGATTGAAAACAAATGATCAAGGAGTGGCTAAGGTAGAGTTTCCAACTTCTTCAGAAATTACCTCTTTCCAAGTGCTCGCGCAAGGACACAATGGTTACGGTCTTCTTGGAAAGGGAGAGACGCATATATATACTGAGGCTCCTTTAGCAATCAGTTATAAGTCACCGGCGTATATGGTAGATGGAGATATCATGAATCTCCCGCTCATTATTCAAAATAATGGAGATCAAGATTTAGAAGTCTTTTTGAAAGATTCTTTGTCTTCTAACTTGACTAAAAAATTTGAGATGCCTCAAAAAGTATTTATCAAATCTGGAGAAACCCAGACGGTAACACTAGCATTTGAAGCTAAATACGATGGTCAATTCGGGCAATTAGATTTGCAAATAAAAGGGGGTAGTTTTGAAGATCAACAATCGCAAACTTTTAAAATCTTACCAAGAGGGTATTTAACACAGTTATCGATTTCAGGTAAACACAAGCTTCAAGAGTATCATTTCGACTTAGGCAAAGATGTAGTTCCTAATTCTATTCGGGCTTATGTAAAAGCTTACCCCGATATGGTCGGTACGTTAATGCATGGAATTGGTGAATTAATCAGAGAGCCTTATGGCTGTTTTGAACAGACATCTGCAATTACTTACCCAAACCTGTTAGTGCTTTCCTTTTTGCAAGATCGAAATGATATAGCTTTAACGGTTAAGAAAAGAGCTAGAGATCTGATTGAAAAGGGGTATCAACGTTTGATCGGTTTTGAAGTAGACGGTAGAGGTTTTGATTGGTTTGGTAAAGGACCAGCCAATATGAGGTTAAGTGCATTAGGCTTGATGGAGTTTACTGATATGAAAGAAGTCTATCCTGATGTAGATTCCGATATGATCGAACGAACACGTTCATTTTTACTTTCTCAAAGAGATGGAAAAGGAGGGTATACAAAAGGCTATGGTTACTACGGCCAAAACACGGCATTTGCAGAGGCATATATTACTTTAGCTTTGGTAAGTACAGGTCAGAAGGACTTAGCATTAGAGATAGATAAAGTCTATGAAAATGCAATAACCTCAAAAGATAACTACTTAAAAGCTTTAGCTTGGAATGTATTGATGTATGCTAACGATGCTAGAGCTAAAGAAATTGAGAATCAAGTCTTTTTTAGAGCGAGAAAAATGGGATGGGAAAGCATAAATGGAAAAGAGAGTGTGTTTGGTTGTTATCTTGAGTATCAAAATACGGAAATAGTCGCCTATATGCTTCAAGCTATGATGCTAAATAAATACACCGACCACAAGTTACTTTCAGATGGAATTAATTATCTTTTGAGTATGCGTAGTCCCTATGGTTTTGGTAGTACGACAGCTACAGTACAGGTTCTGAAAACCTTGGTGCAATACCAAAAAAGAAATCCAGAGCCTGCTCAGCTAGGGGATTTTGAATTTACAGTCAATGGAAATGAATCAGAACTGCTTCGTAAAACAGGACTGAATAATATCCTTCAATCAACGAATTTTGGGGGGCTCTTGGCTTCCGTAGATAATAAGATTGGTATCGCTTATTCATCGGATGCTATTCCGTATCATATCGCTGTCGATTATCATACTTACAGGCCAGTTTCTAGTAAAAACTGTCCAGTGTCATTTAAGCTCAATTTAGAAAAGGAGCTTGTACGCCTTGGAGAAACTGTACTCTTGAATGTTGAGCTGAAAAATGAGAAAAATGAAGCACAGCCTATGACTATGGTAAAGATTGGTATTCCATCGGGGCTTTCTTTACAAACGTGGCAGTTAAAAGAAATGCAAGAGCAGAGCCTTTTCGACTTCTATGAAATTAAAGACCATTACTTATTCCTCTATTTTATAGAAATGAATAAGAAGGAAACGAAGCAGTTAAGTTTTGCCTTAAAATCGGAGTTTGTCGGAGACTTTAATGGGCCTGCAAATGCTGCATATTTATACTATAATGCTTCAGAAAAACAATGGGAGAAAGGTTTAGATATAAAAGTAGTTCCAAACGATTTAAAGGGGGATGTGAATTAG